One Obesumbacterium proteus DNA window includes the following coding sequences:
- a CDS encoding alpha/beta hydrolase produces the protein MPLEPAIAELVNDFIAAGRPSPRRQTVAERRAGYVASTILAGEKETRVDVRDVSLEGMTLRVISPQGAHGNKPTVIYYHGGCFVSGGFATHEKQLRQLAYHSGCRVIAAQYRLAPEHVYPAAHDDAHHAAMLVWQHADFLGVDREQISLAGDSAGGHIALVTALRLRDESRWLPHKLLLIYPMLDATASFDSYQRNGDDYIITRDALLSGYEAYFPDIDFKHPEVSPLWRSDFSGLPPTHIITAEYDPLCDEGEALFARLTEQGVSCSAQRYLGVIHGFFQLGGVSQTARNVMSDIAAQLQTERF, from the coding sequence ATGCCTTTAGAACCTGCAATCGCTGAACTGGTGAACGATTTTATTGCGGCAGGTCGGCCATCGCCTCGTCGCCAAACCGTTGCCGAGCGGCGAGCGGGCTATGTGGCCAGCACGATATTGGCGGGCGAAAAAGAAACGCGCGTGGACGTGCGCGACGTGAGCCTTGAAGGGATGACGCTGCGCGTGATTTCTCCGCAGGGAGCACATGGAAATAAGCCAACGGTGATTTACTACCACGGCGGCTGTTTTGTCAGCGGTGGTTTTGCCACGCATGAAAAGCAACTGCGGCAGTTGGCCTATCACAGCGGATGCCGAGTGATTGCCGCGCAATATCGGCTAGCACCGGAGCACGTCTATCCTGCTGCGCACGATGATGCTCATCATGCGGCAATGCTTGTGTGGCAGCACGCCGATTTTTTAGGCGTGGATCGCGAGCAAATTTCGTTGGCTGGCGACAGCGCGGGCGGGCATATCGCGTTAGTCACGGCGCTGCGTCTGCGTGATGAGAGCCGTTGGTTGCCGCATAAGCTCTTGCTGATTTACCCGATGCTGGATGCCACGGCCTCTTTTGATAGCTATCAGCGCAACGGCGATGACTATATTATTACCCGCGACGCGCTGCTCAGCGGTTACGAAGCTTATTTTCCAGACATCGATTTTAAGCATCCTGAAGTCAGCCCGCTGTGGCGCAGTGATTTCTCTGGTCTGCCGCCAACGCACATTATTACCGCTGAATACGATCCGCTATGCGATGAAGGTGAGGCGTTGTTCGCACGTCTAACCGAGCAGGGTGTGAGCTGTAGTGCGCAGCGCTATCTTGGCGTGATCCACGGATTTTTCCAGCTCGGTGGCGTTAGCCAAACGGCACGCAATGTGATGAGCGATATTGCCGCTCAGCTTCAAACCGAGCGCTTTTAG
- the gss gene encoding bifunctional glutathionylspermidine amidase/synthase, with amino-acid sequence MCVNTLEKHAPFGTLLGYAPGGVAIYSSNYDSLENLDQMDDAAFRHYLDKEYMGYKWQCVEFARRFLYLNYGTVFTDVRMAYDIFSLRYLRQVVNDNILPLQAFANGCERLPVAGSLLIWQQGGEFEHTGHVAIITQVLEDRIRVAEQNVIHHPLPAGQQWTRELPLVCQDGKYVIQDTFDDTEILGWMTQTADDSFSLPQPQIPAPYLAIHSERVENRGQFSGAWLNEQDPLQHTYVQANGGHTLNADPYRYFTISRSAEQELIRATNELHLMYLHATDKVLKDDNLLALFDIPEALWPRLRLSWQRRRHHMITGRLDFCMDERGLKVYEYNADSASCHAETGLILGQWAEKAGDVLGGDPGEHLLDALANTWKHSDASPFVHILQDHDAEESYHAQFMQRALAKAGFESKILHGLDELHWDASGQLVDGDHRAVSCVWKTWAWETALDQLREESEAEHSALPIRTGHPENSVRLIDVLLRPEVMVFEPLWTVIPSNKAILPVLWSLFPHHRYLLDADFELNAELEQSGYAVKPIAGRCGNNIGLISHEDQVLDETSGKFSEQKNIYQQLWCLPEVAGRYIQLCAFTVGGHYGGVCVRSETGLVIKKESDIDPLRVIDDKDFIR; translated from the coding sequence ATGTGTGTGAACACGCTCGAAAAACATGCCCCTTTCGGTACGTTGTTAGGTTATGCCCCCGGTGGCGTAGCGATTTACTCCTCGAATTATGACTCCCTTGAAAACCTTGATCAGATGGATGATGCGGCATTCCGTCACTATCTGGACAAAGAGTACATGGGGTATAAGTGGCAGTGCGTCGAGTTTGCCCGCCGCTTCCTTTATCTCAACTACGGCACCGTGTTTACCGACGTGCGCATGGCCTACGATATTTTTTCGCTGCGCTATCTGCGTCAGGTCGTGAACGATAATATTCTGCCGTTGCAGGCGTTTGCCAACGGCTGCGAGCGTTTGCCGGTGGCGGGTTCTTTGCTGATTTGGCAGCAGGGCGGTGAGTTTGAGCATACGGGGCACGTCGCGATTATCACCCAAGTGTTGGAAGACCGCATCCGCGTGGCGGAGCAGAACGTGATCCACCATCCGTTGCCCGCAGGGCAGCAGTGGACGCGCGAGTTACCGCTGGTGTGCCAAGACGGCAAATACGTGATTCAGGATACGTTCGACGACACCGAAATATTGGGTTGGATGACCCAAACCGCCGACGATAGTTTTAGTCTGCCGCAGCCGCAGATCCCTGCGCCGTATCTGGCTATCCACAGCGAGCGCGTAGAAAACCGCGGCCAGTTTAGCGGCGCTTGGTTGAACGAGCAGGATCCGTTGCAGCATACCTACGTGCAGGCCAACGGCGGCCATACGTTAAACGCCGATCCTTACCGCTATTTCACAATCTCGCGCAGCGCGGAACAAGAGCTTATTCGTGCCACCAATGAGCTGCATCTGATGTATCTGCATGCCACGGATAAAGTGCTGAAAGATGACAATCTGCTGGCGCTGTTTGATATTCCTGAAGCGCTGTGGCCGCGCCTGCGCCTGTCTTGGCAGCGTCGTCGTCATCATATGATCACCGGTCGTCTTGATTTTTGTATGGATGAGCGTGGTCTGAAAGTCTATGAATACAACGCGGATTCCGCGTCGTGCCATGCTGAAACTGGGCTGATTCTAGGCCAATGGGCAGAGAAGGCGGGAGACGTTCTCGGCGGCGATCCGGGCGAGCATTTGCTGGATGCGTTAGCGAACACTTGGAAGCACAGCGACGCCAGCCCGTTCGTTCATATCTTGCAAGATCATGATGCCGAAGAGAGCTATCACGCGCAGTTTATGCAGCGCGCATTAGCTAAAGCCGGTTTTGAAAGCAAAATTCTGCACGGCTTAGATGAGCTGCATTGGGATGCGTCTGGTCAGTTGGTGGATGGCGATCATCGCGCAGTGAGCTGTGTGTGGAAAACGTGGGCATGGGAAACCGCGCTCGATCAGCTGCGTGAAGAGAGCGAAGCGGAGCACTCGGCGCTGCCAATTCGAACCGGACATCCCGAAAATAGCGTTCGCTTGATCGACGTGTTGCTTCGTCCTGAAGTGATGGTCTTTGAGCCGCTGTGGACGGTGATCCCAAGCAATAAAGCCATTTTGCCGGTGCTATGGTCGCTGTTCCCGCATCATCGTTACCTGTTGGACGCTGACTTTGAGTTAAACGCAGAGCTGGAGCAAAGCGGCTATGCGGTGAAACCGATTGCTGGACGCTGCGGTAACAACATCGGTTTGATAAGCCATGAAGATCAGGTGCTGGATGAAACCTCGGGTAAGTTCTCCGAACAGAAAAATATCTATCAGCAGCTGTGGTGTCTGCCTGAAGTGGCGGGGCGTTATATTCAGCTGTGTGCGTTTACCGTTGGTGGTCATTACGGCGGTGTATGCGTGCGTTCAGAGACGGGCTTAGTGATTAAGAAAGAGAGCGATATCGATCCGCTGCGGGTGATTGATGATAAAGATTTTATCCGTTAA
- a CDS encoding NAD(P)H-dependent oxidoreductase produces the protein MKVLLVYAHPEPKSLNGSLKNFTIQHLQNAGHEVQVSDLYAMNWKAALDANDSKSRLDKTYFDASLDSQHAFKNGLQSDDIALEQSKLLWADTVIFQFPLWWFSMPAIMKGWVERVYAYGFAYGVGEHNDSHWGDRYGEGTLAGKRAMLMVTAGGWQPHYSARGINGPIDDILFPIHHGILHYPGFDVLPPFVIYHTSKVNPDSYATICEKLGQRLDTLWSTTPIAFRQQNGGDYTIPDLTLKPDIAPELTGFAAHIK, from the coding sequence ATGAAAGTACTTCTTGTTTATGCCCATCCCGAACCTAAATCACTGAACGGTTCATTAAAAAACTTCACCATCCAACACCTGCAAAACGCGGGACATGAAGTACAGGTTTCAGACTTATACGCGATGAACTGGAAAGCAGCGTTAGACGCAAATGACAGCAAAAGTCGACTTGATAAGACCTATTTCGATGCTTCTCTCGACTCGCAGCACGCGTTCAAAAACGGCCTACAAAGCGATGATATCGCCCTTGAGCAAAGCAAACTACTGTGGGCTGATACGGTTATTTTCCAGTTCCCGCTGTGGTGGTTTTCTATGCCCGCCATTATGAAAGGCTGGGTGGAACGCGTATACGCCTATGGTTTTGCCTATGGCGTGGGCGAACATAATGATAGCCATTGGGGCGACCGCTACGGCGAAGGCACACTGGCAGGCAAACGCGCTATGCTGATGGTCACCGCCGGTGGCTGGCAGCCACATTACAGCGCGCGCGGTATTAATGGCCCAATCGACGATATTCTGTTCCCGATCCACCACGGTATCTTGCACTATCCGGGATTCGACGTACTGCCACCATTTGTGATTTACCACACCAGCAAAGTTAACCCTGACAGCTATGCAACAATCTGTGAAAAATTAGGCCAGCGCCTCGATACTTTATGGAGCACAACGCCCATCGCTTTCCGCCAGCAAAACGGCGGTGATTACACGATCCCAGATCTAACGCTGAAACCCGATATCGCCCCCGAATTAACCGGCTTTGCGGCGCATATTAAATAA
- a CDS encoding GmrSD restriction endonuclease domain-containing protein, giving the protein MKAKEAKLLNFLQTAPQLVIPIYQRLYSWGIKECEQLWDDIIRCGKDNDNNGHFIGSVVYIEHGLYSVTSQSPLLIIDGQQRVTTASLLIAALAEAVGEEEFIEGFKQVQLRGFYLTNPLLSGEKRYKLILSQTDNETLRAIIDGKPRPEPYSLRVQENFEFFQEKLKDKSILETVCKGLSKLIVVDISLQRDHDNPQLIFESMNSTGKKLSQADLIRNYILMGLENERQTTLYNDHWRKMELLFGQEAYSEQFDFFMRHYLTVKTGDIPKVDDVYEAFKQYFHRSHLSVESAVADIHQYAIYYCAIALGVEKNKTLKEIFQNIRELRMDVAYPLMLELYDDYHHGKLQLNEFIEALRLMESYVFRRAVCAIPTNSMNKTFAGLSKSFNKEHYLESLKAAFMLLPSYRRFPTDEEFKRDIQTRDLYNFRSRSYWLKKLENHNHKEPIPIDGITIEHIMPQCDNNVEKVPLVWQQALGDEWQRVWETWRHTLGNLTLTGYNSEYSNKSFAEKRDADRGFKYSHFRLNDDVAVLDNWDEKAIISRAKKMAEKAAEVWPSASLSLETLHRYKPQHEENITYSFEDHPYLAKEHVNSLFEAFRKEVLALDPCVTEVFLKLYIAYKAEVNFVDVVPQAKRLRLSLNIPFAEINDPRGLCRDVTNLGRWGNGDVEVGLETLSDLPYVMTLVTQAFERQMDN; this is encoded by the coding sequence ATGAAAGCAAAAGAAGCCAAGTTACTCAATTTTCTCCAGACCGCGCCGCAGTTGGTTATTCCCATCTATCAGCGCCTTTATTCTTGGGGAATCAAAGAGTGCGAACAGTTGTGGGATGATATTATTCGTTGTGGTAAGGATAATGATAATAATGGCCACTTTATTGGTTCGGTTGTTTATATTGAGCATGGTCTGTATTCGGTAACATCTCAATCTCCGCTGCTAATTATTGATGGGCAACAGCGCGTCACCACGGCGTCTTTGCTGATTGCCGCATTGGCTGAAGCCGTTGGTGAAGAAGAGTTTATTGAAGGCTTTAAGCAAGTACAGCTGCGAGGATTCTATTTAACGAACCCATTATTATCTGGCGAAAAACGTTACAAGTTGATCTTGTCGCAAACTGATAACGAAACGCTGCGCGCTATTATTGATGGTAAACCTCGGCCAGAGCCTTATTCATTGCGAGTTCAAGAAAACTTCGAGTTTTTTCAGGAAAAGCTGAAAGATAAAAGTATTCTTGAAACGGTCTGCAAGGGGTTGAGCAAACTGATTGTGGTCGATATTTCTTTGCAGCGTGATCATGATAATCCTCAGCTAATTTTCGAAAGCATGAACTCTACAGGGAAAAAACTGAGTCAGGCCGATCTGATCCGCAACTACATTTTGATGGGCTTAGAAAACGAGCGTCAAACTACGTTGTATAACGATCATTGGCGAAAAATGGAGTTGCTGTTTGGGCAAGAGGCTTATTCAGAGCAGTTCGACTTTTTCATGCGTCATTATTTAACGGTGAAAACCGGCGATATACCTAAGGTCGATGATGTCTATGAAGCCTTTAAGCAATACTTTCATCGCAGCCATCTTTCGGTTGAGTCAGCGGTGGCAGATATTCATCAATATGCCATTTATTACTGCGCGATTGCGCTGGGCGTAGAGAAAAATAAAACCTTAAAAGAGATATTCCAGAACATCCGTGAGCTAAGAATGGATGTGGCTTATCCATTAATGCTGGAACTGTATGATGATTATCATCATGGAAAACTTCAGCTGAATGAGTTTATTGAAGCACTGCGTCTGATGGAAAGCTATGTCTTCCGCCGTGCGGTGTGTGCTATTCCAACCAACTCGATGAACAAAACTTTTGCTGGTCTTAGCAAAAGCTTTAATAAAGAGCACTATTTAGAGAGCTTGAAAGCCGCATTCATGCTGCTGCCATCATATCGTCGTTTTCCTACCGATGAAGAGTTTAAGCGTGATATTCAAACTCGCGATCTCTATAACTTCCGAAGCCGTAGTTATTGGCTGAAAAAGTTGGAAAATCACAATCACAAAGAACCTATTCCAATCGATGGGATCACCATCGAACATATTATGCCGCAGTGCGACAACAACGTAGAAAAGGTGCCTTTAGTCTGGCAGCAAGCATTGGGCGATGAGTGGCAGCGAGTATGGGAAACGTGGCGTCATACGCTGGGTAACCTCACGCTAACCGGTTATAACTCCGAGTACAGTAATAAATCCTTTGCTGAAAAACGTGATGCCGATAGAGGATTTAAATATAGTCATTTTCGTTTAAATGATGACGTGGCCGTGCTAGATAATTGGGATGAAAAGGCGATTATCTCGCGTGCGAAAAAAATGGCGGAAAAAGCAGCCGAAGTATGGCCTAGCGCCAGCCTTTCTCTGGAAACTTTGCATCGCTATAAACCTCAGCATGAAGAAAATATAACCTACAGTTTTGAAGACCACCCATATTTAGCGAAAGAGCATGTGAATAGTTTATTTGAAGCCTTCCGCAAAGAGGTTCTGGCACTCGATCCGTGTGTGACAGAAGTGTTCCTCAAACTTTATATAGCTTATAAGGCCGAAGTGAATTTTGTTGATGTGGTACCGCAGGCAAAACGTCTACGGCTGTCACTGAATATTCCTTTTGCCGAAATTAACGATCCGCGAGGTTTATGTCGAGACGTTACCAACCTTGGTCGATGGGGAAATGGCGACGTTGAGGTTGGCCTTGAGACTTTGTCCGATCTCCCTTACGTGATGACTTTAGTCACTCAAGCCTTCGAACGCCAAATGGATAATTAA
- a CDS encoding cupin domain-containing protein, translated as MAYQLNLNWPEFLEKYWQKQPVVLKNAFPNFVDPITPDELAGLAMEPEVDSRLVSHKNGEWQASNGPFEDFDGLGETGWSLLAQAVNHWHAPSAELVRPFRVLPDWRLDDLMISFSVPGGGVGPHIDQYDVFIIQGMGSRRWRVGDKLPMRQFCPHPALLHVDPFEPIIDEDLEPGDILYIPPGFPHDGFTHETAMNYSVGFRGPNGRDLISSFADYALENDLGGEHYSDPDLTCRDHVGRIEDYEVDRLRGMMIEMLNQPEDFKQWLGRFATTPRHELDIAPAEPAYEPDEILDALLGDEVLTRLSGLRVLNIGDSFFVNSEPMKAVEPKAADALCRYTSVGKKELGDALNNPAFVAELTDLVNQGYWYFDEY; from the coding sequence ATGGCTTATCAACTCAATCTTAATTGGCCCGAGTTCCTTGAAAAATACTGGCAAAAACAGCCAGTTGTATTAAAAAATGCCTTCCCAAACTTTGTTGATCCTATCACGCCGGATGAGCTGGCGGGTTTGGCGATGGAGCCGGAAGTCGATAGCCGTTTGGTTAGCCATAAAAACGGTGAGTGGCAGGCCAGCAACGGGCCTTTCGAAGATTTTGACGGCTTGGGCGAAACCGGCTGGTCGTTACTGGCTCAGGCCGTTAACCACTGGCATGCGCCATCTGCCGAGCTGGTACGTCCGTTCCGCGTGTTGCCGGACTGGCGTTTAGACGATCTGATGATTTCCTTCTCCGTGCCGGGCGGCGGCGTTGGACCACATATCGATCAGTACGATGTTTTTATCATTCAAGGTATGGGCAGCCGTCGTTGGCGCGTGGGCGATAAATTGCCGATGCGTCAGTTCTGTCCGCATCCAGCGCTGTTGCACGTTGATCCGTTCGAACCGATCATCGATGAAGATCTCGAACCGGGCGATATTTTATATATTCCGCCGGGCTTCCCGCATGATGGTTTCACCCATGAAACCGCGATGAACTACTCCGTTGGCTTCCGTGGGCCAAACGGCAGAGATTTAATCAGCAGCTTTGCTGACTATGCGCTGGAAAACGATCTGGGTGGCGAGCATTACAGCGATCCTGATTTGACCTGCCGCGATCACGTGGGTCGCATTGAAGATTATGAAGTTGACCGCCTGCGCGGGATGATGATCGAGATGCTGAACCAGCCGGAAGATTTCAAACAGTGGTTGGGTCGTTTTGCGACTACACCGCGTCATGAACTGGATATCGCGCCTGCGGAACCGGCTTATGAGCCTGATGAAATTCTTGATGCGCTGTTGGGCGACGAAGTTTTAACGCGCCTGAGCGGTCTGCGCGTGCTGAACATTGGCGATAGCTTCTTTGTTAACAGCGAACCGATGAAAGCGGTTGAACCAAAAGCCGCCGATGCGCTGTGCCGTTACACCAGCGTAGGTAAAAAAGAGCTGGGCGACGCGCTGAACAATCCGGCCTTTGTGGCTGAGCTCACTGATTTAGTGAATCAGGGCTATTGGTATTTTGATGAGTATTAA
- a CDS encoding LysR family transcriptional regulator: MSNLRRLDLNLLVTLDALLTEHNVTRVAEKLNFSQPSISVHLSKLRDIFDDPLLLPGPRGMLPTAKAEALREPLRQALNALEGVVAPTKPFEPATAQNDWAVSAADYGESTVVLPVLIGLRAVAPNTRLSVIELAPAKIAKQLEQGEIDIAFHVSDEAAPELHLKKLFSERYVLAGRRKHPQLSQALTSAQFCDLEHVIVSPSGGGFCGVTDEALAQAGLTRRVVLSVPHFLFVKSVLASTDLVAMLPLRLAIASPELQYIEPPMPIAGYEMSMLWHERSHRDPAHRWLRDFIVEQVHSAAHIKAQNQ, from the coding sequence ATGAGTAATCTTCGTCGGCTGGATCTGAACTTGTTGGTGACGCTCGATGCGTTACTGACCGAGCACAATGTGACGCGTGTTGCTGAAAAGCTTAATTTTTCTCAGCCTTCAATCAGCGTGCATCTGTCTAAACTGCGCGATATTTTTGACGATCCTTTGTTGCTACCGGGGCCACGAGGCATGCTGCCAACAGCTAAAGCTGAGGCACTGCGCGAACCGCTGCGGCAGGCATTGAATGCATTAGAAGGTGTTGTCGCGCCGACCAAACCGTTTGAGCCTGCAACGGCGCAAAATGATTGGGCGGTTTCTGCTGCCGACTATGGTGAGTCCACGGTTGTTTTGCCGGTTTTAATCGGCTTACGCGCCGTGGCGCCCAATACGCGGTTATCGGTCATTGAGTTGGCGCCCGCTAAAATTGCTAAACAGCTTGAGCAGGGCGAAATCGATATTGCCTTTCACGTAAGCGATGAAGCCGCACCGGAACTTCATCTAAAAAAGCTGTTTTCTGAACGTTATGTGCTGGCTGGGCGGCGAAAGCATCCACAGCTGTCACAGGCTCTAACCTCTGCGCAGTTTTGCGATTTAGAGCATGTTATTGTGTCGCCCAGCGGCGGTGGCTTTTGCGGTGTGACCGATGAGGCTTTAGCGCAGGCGGGACTTACGCGCCGAGTGGTGCTGTCGGTGCCGCATTTTCTGTTTGTGAAGTCTGTGCTTGCTAGCACGGATTTAGTAGCGATGTTGCCTTTGCGCTTAGCCATCGCTAGCCCCGAACTGCAATATATTGAGCCGCCGATGCCCATTGCTGGATATGAAATGTCGATGCTGTGGCATGAGCGATCTCATCGCGATCCTGCTCATCGCTGGCTGCGAGATTTTATCGTCGAACAGGTACATAGTGCCGCACACATCAAAGCTCAGAATCAATAA
- a CDS encoding MOSC domain-containing protein, which translates to MNTQQLLATLDVILCNQRQADGTQLKKPANGRVYVGTHGIETEAGHQEYFDDPECAIMNYALEHYDFWRSHYPAQAELFKTPGIFGENFATRGITEHTICIGDTFSIGTARLQISWGRVACNTMAGRLNDPNAPELMHQQSRNGWFYRVLQPGEVQAGNAITLVERPHADWPLSRVQNIIFNPNASASDLDALSKLDLLAAIWKNEAKARLDSL; encoded by the coding sequence ATGAACACACAGCAACTGCTCGCCACTCTCGATGTGATTTTATGCAACCAGCGCCAAGCCGATGGAACACAGCTAAAAAAACCAGCTAACGGGCGCGTTTATGTAGGCACCCACGGAATTGAAACCGAAGCGGGACATCAAGAGTATTTTGATGACCCTGAATGCGCCATCATGAACTATGCGCTTGAGCATTATGATTTTTGGCGCTCACACTATCCGGCTCAGGCTGAGCTATTTAAAACCCCCGGTATTTTTGGCGAGAACTTTGCTACCAGAGGGATCACCGAACACACCATCTGTATTGGCGATACCTTCAGCATTGGCACTGCGCGGCTACAAATATCTTGGGGAAGAGTGGCCTGTAACACCATGGCAGGCCGCTTAAATGACCCAAACGCGCCGGAGTTGATGCATCAGCAATCACGTAACGGCTGGTTCTATCGTGTTTTACAGCCGGGAGAAGTTCAGGCAGGTAATGCTATTACGCTGGTTGAGCGCCCTCATGCCGATTGGCCGCTGAGCCGCGTGCAAAACATCATCTTCAACCCCAACGCATCTGCCAGCGATCTGGACGCGCTGAGCAAGCTTGATTTACTGGCGGCAATCTGGAAAAACGAAGCTAAAGCAAGATTAGACAGCCTGTAA